From one Physeter macrocephalus isolate SW-GA chromosome 18, ASM283717v5, whole genome shotgun sequence genomic stretch:
- the VHL gene encoding von Hippel-Lindau disease tumor suppressor isoform X1 has product MPWRAGNAEEAEAGAEEAGAECGPEESHPEEPGSQQEMEAGRPRPMLRSVNTREPSQVIFCNRSPRVVLPVWLNFDGEPQPYPTLPPGTGRRIHSYRGHLWLFRDAGTSDGLLVNQTELFVPSLNVDGQPIFANITLPVYTLKERCLQVVRSLVKPEDYRRLDIARSLYEDLEDHPNVWKDLERLTQEHIENQRMAEETEDFN; this is encoded by the exons ATGCCCTGGAGGGCGGGGAACGCGGAAGAGGCAGAGGCCGGCGCGGAGGAGGCGGGCGCAGAGTGCGGCCCGGAAGAGTCCCACCCGGAGGAGCCCGGCTCCCAGCAGGAGATGGAGGCTGGGCGGCCGCGGCCGATGCTGCGCTCAGTGAACACTCGCGAGCCGTCCCAGGTCATCTTCTGCAACCGCAGCCCGCGCGTGGTGCTGCCCGTGTGGCTCAACTTCGACGGCGAGCCGCAGCCCTACCCGACGCTGCCCCCCGGCACGGGCCGCCGCATCCATAGCTACCGAG GTCATCTTTGGCTCTTCCGAGATGCTGGGACATCTGATGGGCTTCTAGTTAACCAGACTGAGCTGTTTGTGCCATCTCTCAATGTTGATGGACAGCCTATTTTTGCAAACATCACACTGCCAG TGTACACCCTGAAAGAGCGGTGCCTCCAGGTTGTGCGAAGCCTAGTCAAGCCTGAGGATTACAGGAGACTGGACATCGCGAGATCCCTCTACGAAGATTTGGAAGACCACCCAAATGTGTGGAAGGACCTGGAGCGGTTGACCCAGGAGCATATTGAAAATCAGCGGATGGCAGAGGAGACTGaagattttaattga
- the VHL gene encoding von Hippel-Lindau disease tumor suppressor isoform X2 — translation MPWRAGNAEEAEAGAEEAGAECGPEESHPEEPGSQQEMEAGRPRPMLRSVNTREPSQVIFCNRSPRVVLPVWLNFDGEPQPYPTLPPGTGRRIHSYRGHLWLFRDAGTSDGLLVNQTELFVPSLNVDGQPIFANITLPEHRLRMRRLSGRGSRAQPLCGMWDLPGRGHEPVSPASAIGRRTLNHCATREAPPSYFLKR, via the exons ATGCCCTGGAGGGCGGGGAACGCGGAAGAGGCAGAGGCCGGCGCGGAGGAGGCGGGCGCAGAGTGCGGCCCGGAAGAGTCCCACCCGGAGGAGCCCGGCTCCCAGCAGGAGATGGAGGCTGGGCGGCCGCGGCCGATGCTGCGCTCAGTGAACACTCGCGAGCCGTCCCAGGTCATCTTCTGCAACCGCAGCCCGCGCGTGGTGCTGCCCGTGTGGCTCAACTTCGACGGCGAGCCGCAGCCCTACCCGACGCTGCCCCCCGGCACGGGCCGCCGCATCCATAGCTACCGAG GTCATCTTTGGCTCTTCCGAGATGCTGGGACATCTGATGGGCTTCTAGTTAACCAGACTGAGCTGTTTGTGCCATCTCTCAATGTTGATGGACAGCCTATTTTTGCAAACATCACACTGCCAG agcacaggctccggatgcgcaggctcagcggccgtggctcacgggcccagccgctctgcggcatgtgggatcttcccggacgggggcacgagcccgtgtcccctgcatcggcaatcggcaggcggactctcaaccactgcgccaccagggaagcccccccatcttactttttaaaaagatag